A stretch of Pseudophryne corroboree isolate aPseCor3 chromosome 9, aPseCor3.hap2, whole genome shotgun sequence DNA encodes these proteins:
- the LOC134958762 gene encoding paraneoplastic antigen Ma1 homolog, translating into MEAITEHDIYRWCNDHGVIIPCSLGILGYFVGITDAEVLAEVQKLWGVKMPIIVDKWKRETGEIRALLITTKEYLDSSLIPANVMVGGEMSRRWQIMWPRNIIDSDQGGSEPIRVEERVVFTAEHPLQRGDDAQPSVIKDLPKATTGENIEPQVETVMDKVVSHFERWHYKGGYRRLRVFSGILPIPTGEEGYDAWREAAIQHSEEWRCPEHIKKQRIVESLRGPAMGIIHATRRSNPNATLKDYFNALDYSFGILEDLGDILVRLNQTYQEPTESLTNFIYRIDKILYKLLDKGGIQSSEIDERRLKQLLRGALTTHPVAQRLRCSGPGVRPPTLSELIKDVKLEEVQIENRERSLKRVKVVLPSPVDPAPNVLSPNEKLYKLLEEQNKKLDQIITLQRNVSLQDSRGRGRGSTQRMENRDQVICYRCGQMGHRSFECPQLGNYELHMDSHDRRNTTPSENQEGTSMNPASTPGQ; encoded by the coding sequence ATGGAAGCTATAACTGAACACGATATATATCGTTGGTGTAACGACCATGGTGTAATTATACCATGCAGTTTAGGTATATTGGGATACTTTGTTGGAATTACTGATGCAGAGGTGCTTGCAGAAGTACAGAAACTATGGGGCGTAAAAATGCCCATTATAGTGGATAAATGGAAGAGAGAGACCGGAGAAATTAGGGCTCTATTGATAACTACAAAAGAATATTTAGATTCGTCTCTTATTCCAGCCAATGTGATGGTAGGAGGAGAAATGAGTAGGAGATGGCAAATAATGTGGCCTAGGAATATTATCGATAGTGATCAAGGAGGTTCCGAGCCTATCAGAGTGGAGGAGAGAGTGGTATTTACAGCAGAACATCCACTACAAAGGGGAGATGATGCTCAACCTTCTGTGATTAAAGATCTGCCTAAAGCTACCACTGGTGAAAATATAGAGCCGCAAGTTGAGACTGTTATGGACAAAGTAGTGAGCCATTTCGAACGTTGGCATTATAAAGGAGGTTACAGGAGACTCAGAGTATTTTCTGGAATACTTCCTATACCTACCGGGGAAGAAGGATATGATGCTTGGCGGGAAGCTGCTATCCAACATTCAGAAGAGTGGCGTTGTCCTGAACACATAAAAAAACAGAGGATTGTAGAAAGTTTAAGGGGCCCTGCTATGGGAATCATACATGCCACTCGCCGTAGTAATCCAAATGCCACCTTGAAAGATTACTTTAACGCCCTGGATTACTCATTCGGAATATTGGAGGACCTAGGGGATATATTGGTAAGATTAAACCAGACATACCAAGAACCCACAGAAAGTCTCACTAACTTTATCTATCGGATAGATAAGATTTTATATAAGCTCCTAGATAAAGGAGGGATCCAGTCATCTGAAATTGATGAGCGACGCCTCAAACAATTATTGAGAGGAGCCCTAACTACCCATCCAGTGGCACAACGACTAAGGTGTAGTGGACCAGGGGTGAGACCACCTACATTAAGTGAATTGATTAAAGATGTGAAATTGGAAGAAGTCCAAATAGAAAATAGGGAAAGAAGTTTAAAAAGGGTAAAAGTTGTATTGCCTTCACCGGTTGACCCCGCACCCAATGTTCTCTCCCCAAATGAAAAACTATATAAACTATTAGAAGAACAAAATAAGAAACTCGATCAAATAATAACCCTACAGAGAAATGTATCACTTCAAGATAGTCGTGGAAGGGGGAGAGGATCTACCCAACGAATGGAGAATAGAGATCAAGTTATTTGTTATCGGTGTGGCCAGATGGGACATCGATCTTTCGAGTGCCCTCAATTGGGAAATTATGAACTGCATATGGACTCTCATGATAGAAGAAATACTACTCCGTCGGAAAACCAGGAAGGGACGTCGATGAACCCCGCATCGACTCCCGGACAATAG
- the LOC134958763 gene encoding paraneoplastic antigen Ma1 homolog produces MEAITEHDIYRWCNDHGVIIPCSLGILGNFVGITDAEVLAEVQKLWGVKMPIIVDKWKRETGEIRALLITTKEYLDSSLIPANVMVGGEMSRRWQIMWPRNIIDSDQGGSEPIRVEERVVLTAEHPLQRGDDAQPSMIKDLPKATTGENIEPQVETVMDKVVSHFERWHYEGGYRRLRVFSGILPIPTGEEGYDAWREAAIQHSEEWRCPEHIKKQRIVESLRGPAMGNIHATRRSNPNATLKDYFNALDYSFGILEDLGDILVRLNQTYQEPTESLTNFIYRIDKILYKLLDKGGIQSSEIDERRLKQLLRGALTTHPVAQRLRCSGPGVRPPTLSELIKDVKLEEVQIENRERSLKRVKVVLPSPVDPAPNVLSPNEKLYKLLEEQNKKLDQIITLQRNVSLQDSRGRGRGSTRRMENRDQVICYRCGQMGHRSFECPQLGNYELHMDSHDRRNTTPSENQEGTSMNPASTPGQ; encoded by the coding sequence ATGGAAGCTATAACTGAACACGATATATATCGTTGGTGTAATGACCATGGTGTAATTATACCATGCAGTTTAGGTATATTGGGAAACTTTGTTGGAATTACTGATGCAGAGGTGCTTGCAGAAGTACAGAAACTATGGGGCGTAAAAATGCCCATTATAGTGGATAAATGGAAGAGAGAGACCGGAGAAATTAGGGCTCTATTGATAACTACAAAAGAATATTTAGATTCGTCTCTTATTCCAGCCAATGTGATGGTAGGAGGAGAAATGAGTAGGAGATGGCAAATAATGTGGCCTAGGAATATTATCGATAGTGATCAAGGAGGTTCCGAGCCTATCAGAGTGGAGGAGAGAGTGGTATTAACAGCAGAACATCCACTACAAAGGGGAGATGATGCTCAACCTTCTATGATTAAAGATCTGCCTAAAGCTACCACTGGTGAAAATATAGAGCCGCAAGTTGAGACTGTTATGGACAAAGTAGTGAGCCATTTCGAACGTTGGCATTATGAAGGAGGTTACAGGAGACTCAGAGTATTTTCTGGAATACTTCCTATACCTACCGGGGAAGAAGGATATGATGCTTGGCGGGAAGCTGCTATCCAACATTCAGAAGAGTGGCGTTGTCCTGAACACATAAAAAAACAGAGGATTGTAGAAAGTTTAAGGGGCCCTGCTATGGGAAACATACATGCCACTCGCCGTAGTAATCCAAATGCCACCTTGAAAGATTACTTTAACGCCCTGGATTACTCATTCGGAATATTGGAGGACCTAGGGGATATATTGGTAAGATTAAACCAGACATACCAAGAACCCACAGAAAGTCTCACTAACTTTATCTATCGGATAGATAAGATTTTATATAAGCTCCTAGATAAAGGAGGGATCCAGTCATCTGAAATTGATGAGCGACGCCTCAAACAATTATTGAGAGGAGCCCTAACTACCCATCCAGTGGCACAACGACTAAGGTGTAGTGGACCAGGGGTGAGACCACCTACATTAAGTGAATTGATTAAAGATGTGAAATTGGAAGAAGTCCAAATAGAAAATAGGGAAAGAAGTTTAAAAAGGGTAAAAGTTGTATTGCCTTCACCGGTTGACCCCGCACCCAATGTTCTCTCCCCAAATGAAAAACTATATAAACTATTAGAAGAACAAAATAAGAAACTCGATCAAATAATAACCCTACAGAGAAATGTATCACTTCAAGATAGTCGTGGAAGGGGGAGAGGATCTACCCGACGAATGGAGAATAGAGATCAAGTTATTTGTTATCGGTGTGGCCAGATGGGACATCGATCTTTCGAGTGCCCTCAATTGGGAAATTATGAACTGCATATGGACTCTCATGATAGAAGAAATACTACTCCGTCGGAAAACCAGGAAGGGACGTCGATGAACCCCGCATCGACTCCCGGACAATAG